From a region of the Lactuca sativa cultivar Salinas chromosome 4, Lsat_Salinas_v11, whole genome shotgun sequence genome:
- the LOC111908877 gene encoding predicted GPI-anchored protein 23 — MASQKTMTDAQAALGQQQLHRDAATNQQSAQNAGIVEQTGDSVKRMTQGAADIAGGAASGVLGLAQGAAMGAANVAEGAAGAVKNTFGNNPGSQNTTSQQHCQNAGIVDQTNDSVKRIANGATDVVGGATSGMFGLAQGVAMGAANVAEGAAGAVKNTFGNNSSSQDCNAKP, encoded by the exons ATGGCCAGCCAAAAGACCATGACCGACGCTCAGGCCGCCTTAGGTCAACAGCAG TTGCATAGAGATGCAGCAACGAACCAACAATCTGCACAAAACGCCGGTATCGTGGAACAG ACTGGCGATTCTGTGAAGAGGATGACACAAGGAGCGGCGGACATAGCCGGCGGAGCAGCAAGTGGGGTGCTGGGATTAGCACAAGGTGCGGCGATGGGAGCGGCGAACGTGGCTGAGGGTGCCGCCGGCGCCGTGAAGAACACCTTTGGGAATAATCCAGGCTCACAAAATA CGACAAGCCAACAACATTGCCAAAACGCTGGTATTGTTGATCAG ACCAATGATTCAGTGAAAAGGATTGCAAATGGTGCAACGGACGTAGTTGGTGGAGCAACAAGTGGAATGTTTGGATTAGCACAAGGTGTGGCAATGGGTGCAGCGAATGTAGCCGAGGGTGCGGCTGGTGCTGTGAAGAACACCTTTGGGAATAACTCAAGCTCACAAGATTGTAACGCCAAACCCTAA